A single window of Sphingobium sp. SCG-1 DNA harbors:
- a CDS encoding CarD family transcriptional regulator: protein MAAKALSFDVGDYVVYPKHGVGRVVELQKEQIAGMELELYVLRFEKERMTLRVPTNKAEGVGMRKLSSNKTLEEAMDTLKGKPKVKRTMWSRRAQEYEAKINSGDLVSIAEVTRDLFRADDQPEQSYSERQIFEAASSRLARELAAMEETDEPGALKKILQILNEAAPKYNKEKVD, encoded by the coding sequence ATGGCTGCCAAAGCGCTGTCCTTTGACGTTGGTGATTATGTCGTTTACCCCAAGCATGGCGTTGGCCGTGTAGTCGAACTGCAGAAAGAGCAGATCGCGGGCATGGAGCTGGAGCTTTATGTACTGCGTTTCGAAAAAGAGCGCATGACGCTCCGCGTGCCCACCAATAAAGCCGAAGGCGTGGGGATGCGCAAGCTTTCCTCCAACAAGACGCTCGAAGAAGCGATGGATACTCTGAAGGGCAAGCCGAAGGTCAAGCGGACCATGTGGTCACGCCGTGCGCAGGAATATGAAGCGAAGATCAACTCGGGCGACCTGGTGTCGATCGCCGAAGTGACGCGCGATCTGTTCCGGGCCGACGATCAGCCTGAGCAGAGCTATTCCGAGCGCCAGATCTTCGAAGCGGCGTCGAGCCGCCTTGCCCGCGAACTTGCGGCAATGGAAGAGACGGACGAACCGGGTGCGCTGAAGAAGATCCTGCAGATCCTTAATGAAGCTGCACCCAAATATAACAAGGAAAAGGTCGACTGA
- a CDS encoding sensor histidine kinase has protein sequence MSVNPLQPQPFFADKNRAFWNLQSLGWLGTFVLRGASGVANGQELSFLVPVLISTISGYSVTLLMAVIFRNLLQQRPIVTWGVSIISVVAAAALCAFIDAWVFATQNQSSATAGLQLFLGAFYLTVTLLGAWSALYYAINFYLTVEEQSDQLQRLELQASNAQLAMLRYQLNPHFLFNTLNSISTLVLLKQTDRANAMLSRLSSFLRYTLINEPTAQVTLEQEVETLKLYLEIEKMRFEDRLRPAFSIDPAVAHARLPSLLLQPLVENAIKYAVTPKEEGAEITVVAQPAGENVRIVVSDTGPGLNEIAPRPSLSTGVGLANIRDRLFQAYGERHSFEARSTPGGGFSVTIEMPLITEDPMKVAA, from the coding sequence ATGTCGGTCAATCCCCTTCAGCCGCAGCCGTTTTTCGCGGACAAGAACCGGGCCTTCTGGAACCTGCAATCGCTTGGCTGGCTCGGCACTTTCGTGCTTCGCGGTGCGTCGGGCGTAGCGAACGGGCAGGAGTTATCGTTCCTCGTCCCAGTGCTGATCTCCACCATATCGGGCTATTCGGTGACGTTGCTGATGGCCGTCATCTTCCGCAACCTGCTCCAGCAGCGGCCGATCGTGACGTGGGGCGTCTCGATCATTTCGGTGGTAGCCGCCGCTGCCCTGTGCGCTTTTATCGATGCATGGGTGTTCGCGACGCAGAACCAGTCGAGCGCGACGGCGGGGCTGCAACTCTTCCTTGGTGCTTTCTATCTGACGGTGACCCTGCTCGGCGCATGGTCGGCGCTCTATTATGCGATCAACTTCTATCTGACGGTGGAGGAGCAATCCGACCAGTTGCAGCGGCTGGAATTACAGGCAAGCAACGCGCAGCTCGCCATGCTGCGCTATCAGCTCAATCCGCACTTCCTGTTCAATACGCTCAACAGCATCTCCACGCTGGTGCTTTTGAAGCAGACCGACCGCGCCAATGCCATGTTATCGCGCCTGTCCTCCTTCCTGCGCTACACGCTGATCAACGAGCCTACCGCGCAAGTGACGCTGGAGCAGGAGGTCGAGACGCTGAAGCTGTACCTGGAGATCGAGAAGATGCGGTTCGAGGATCGCTTACGTCCCGCGTTCAGCATCGATCCCGCGGTGGCTCATGCCAGGCTCCCGTCGTTATTGCTTCAGCCCCTGGTTGAGAATGCCATCAAATATGCCGTGACGCCCAAGGAAGAAGGCGCGGAAATCACGGTCGTGGCGCAGCCTGCCGGTGAAAACGTCCGGATCGTCGTGTCCGATACCGGTCCGGGATTGAATGAAATCGCGCCTCGGCCAAGTCTCTCGACGGGCGTGGGATTGGCGAATATTCGTGACAGGTTGTTTCAGGCCTACGGGGAACGCCACAGCTTCGAAGCGCGTTCCACGCCCGGCGGCGGTTTTTCGGTCACCATCGAAATGCCGCTGATTACGGAAGATCCAATGAAAGTGGCCGCATGA
- a CDS encoding GIN domain-containing protein, with amino-acid sequence MIRFAFLLPLLAASAPAAAATQGYTITRFDSIRVDAPVRVFVTTGMGVTAKGDGDRDALDRVDMQVSGNLLVIRMKPRRPEEKGGGGPVTLRLSTDDLRRATLTGGGSLTIDKMRGQRGDIMLGGGGDISIGAVALDQVSVLLSGAGRVTLAGKAGRADMRVSGPGVLTADALVSRDARLVNEGTGSISATASATADVSAFGSGDVLVQGKAACTVKHNGAGRVLCGGEER; translated from the coding sequence ATGATCCGCTTCGCTTTTCTCCTGCCCTTGCTGGCAGCGTCCGCGCCCGCTGCCGCCGCGACGCAAGGCTATACGATCACACGCTTCGACAGCATCCGGGTGGATGCTCCGGTCCGGGTGTTCGTCACGACCGGCATGGGCGTGACGGCCAAGGGCGATGGCGACCGTGATGCGCTGGACCGCGTAGACATGCAGGTATCCGGCAATCTGCTCGTCATCCGGATGAAGCCGCGACGGCCCGAGGAGAAGGGCGGCGGCGGGCCAGTGACATTGCGGTTGTCGACTGATGATTTGCGGCGGGCGACGCTGACCGGTGGCGGATCGCTGACGATCGACAAGATGCGCGGGCAGCGTGGTGACATCATGCTAGGCGGCGGCGGCGATATAAGCATCGGTGCCGTAGCGCTCGATCAGGTCAGCGTGCTGCTGTCCGGTGCGGGGCGCGTCACGCTAGCGGGCAAGGCCGGGCGCGCGGACATGCGGGTGTCCGGGCCGGGCGTGTTGACGGCCGACGCGCTCGTCTCGCGCGATGCCAGGCTGGTGAATGAGGGGACGGGGAGCATCAGCGCCACGGCTTCGGCGACAGCGGACGTCAGCGCGTTCGGGTCGGGCGATGTGCTGGTGCAGGGCAAGGCAGCGTGCACTGTGAAGCACAACGGCGCGGGCCGAGTGCTGTGCGGCGGCGAAGAGCGGTAG
- a CDS encoding head GIN domain-containing protein has translation MSRSLLMSLALPLLLASLAGCSVNIKGDDGIENGVAATSDLSGFKNFSGIESAGPDNVIVTVGPAFKVTAEGDSKVLERIEIGVDGGTLKIGRKKGLNTLWSVSDKGATIRVAMPAIEKAALTGSGDMRIGTAKGPRLTLSLTGSGDLTLGGGTLENLKADLTGSGAMRLAGAAREVELAATGSGDIDASALKAGGGSIDVLGSGDVSLNSGGAVSIDIMGSGNATVRGGAKCKLSVIGSGEANCSD, from the coding sequence ATGTCCAGAAGCCTGCTCATGAGTCTAGCGCTTCCCCTTTTGCTGGCGAGCCTGGCGGGCTGCTCGGTGAACATCAAGGGCGATGACGGGATCGAGAATGGCGTCGCCGCGACGAGCGATCTCTCAGGATTCAAGAACTTCAGCGGCATCGAATCGGCAGGCCCGGACAATGTGATCGTGACGGTCGGACCTGCGTTCAAGGTCACGGCGGAAGGTGACTCAAAGGTTCTGGAACGCATTGAAATCGGTGTGGACGGCGGCACCCTCAAGATCGGGCGAAAAAAGGGTCTCAACACGTTATGGAGCGTGAGCGACAAGGGCGCGACGATCCGTGTTGCCATGCCCGCGATCGAAAAAGCTGCGCTGACGGGGTCAGGCGACATGCGGATCGGCACGGCCAAGGGGCCGCGCCTGACGCTCTCGCTCACCGGGTCCGGCGACTTGACCCTGGGCGGCGGAACATTGGAGAACCTGAAGGCAGATCTTACCGGATCGGGCGCAATGCGGCTCGCCGGCGCGGCACGTGAGGTTGAACTCGCCGCCACCGGATCGGGCGATATCGACGCTTCGGCGCTGAAAGCGGGCGGCGGAAGCATCGACGTGTTGGGATCGGGCGACGTGAGCCTCAATTCCGGCGGCGCGGTGTCGATCGACATCATGGGATCGGGCAATGCGACAGTGCGCGGCGGCGCGAAGTGCAAACTTTCCGTGATTGGCTCTGGCGAGGCGAATTGTTCGGATTAG
- a CDS encoding GtrA family protein: protein MKIMEKAAATLDALPPERRALFWQIVRYGLIGLTVTAIQSVIYWTLAAIANVHPQLANLAGYVAAVSAGYVLHGAFTFRDQARQNRSATRAPRFVAVSAISLALNALWVWLCVTRIGWPEWTPIPAMMTLTPACVFVLNRQWVFR from the coding sequence ATGAAAATCATGGAGAAGGCCGCTGCGACGCTGGACGCGCTTCCGCCCGAACGCCGCGCGCTGTTCTGGCAGATCGTGCGCTATGGCCTCATCGGCCTCACCGTGACTGCCATTCAGTCCGTAATCTACTGGACGTTGGCGGCTATCGCGAATGTGCATCCGCAACTCGCCAATCTGGCGGGCTATGTCGCCGCAGTCAGCGCCGGCTATGTTCTCCATGGCGCCTTTACCTTCCGGGATCAGGCGCGCCAGAACCGCAGCGCCACTCGCGCGCCGCGCTTCGTCGCGGTGTCTGCGATCAGCCTCGCCCTCAATGCGCTATGGGTGTGGCTGTGCGTGACCCGGATCGGCTGGCCGGAATGGACACCGATCCCTGCGATGATGACCCTGACGCCGGCCTGCGTGTTCGTGCTGAACCGACAGTGGGTGTTCCGGTAA
- a CDS encoding RNA-binding S4 domain-containing protein, with the protein MAERALSMGASSPTLRIDKYLWFTRLASSRTSAQKLAEEGHIRINGRRVERSHTIVRAGDLITFPYGQKVRVVRVSSLPQRRGPAPEAQACYEEIVVGG; encoded by the coding sequence ATGGCTGAGCGGGCCCTCAGCATGGGCGCGAGCAGCCCGACGCTTCGGATCGACAAATATCTCTGGTTCACGCGCCTGGCGAGCAGCCGTACCAGCGCGCAGAAGCTGGCGGAGGAAGGGCACATCCGGATCAATGGCCGCAGGGTCGAGCGATCCCATACGATCGTCCGTGCGGGCGACCTCATCACCTTCCCCTATGGGCAGAAGGTGCGCGTGGTGCGCGTCAGTAGCTTGCCGCAACGGCGCGGTCCCGCTCCGGAGGCGCAGGCCTGCTATGAAGAAATAGTTGTCGGCGGCTGA
- a CDS encoding winged helix-turn-helix transcriptional regulator has product MIEKLDEVFEECPFPNALEAMGERWSFMILRGAISGLKHFEEFQSNLGIARNILANRLTRLVEKGILLREPMSCDRRKVEYRMTQKAKELAPMMVALRQWGEKWECCAHSKPQLCDTRDGKPIKPVKIFAHDGRELAMEDLVWVLPNGSRVPEDADKTLAA; this is encoded by the coding sequence ATGATAGAGAAGCTCGACGAGGTCTTTGAGGAGTGCCCGTTTCCCAACGCCCTTGAAGCGATGGGGGAGCGCTGGTCTTTCATGATCTTGCGTGGGGCGATCAGTGGTCTCAAGCATTTCGAAGAGTTCCAGAGCAATCTTGGCATTGCCCGCAACATTCTAGCCAATCGCCTGACCCGGCTGGTCGAGAAGGGTATATTACTGCGCGAGCCGATGAGTTGCGACCGGCGCAAGGTTGAATATCGCATGACTCAGAAGGCGAAGGAACTGGCGCCGATGATGGTCGCGCTGCGCCAATGGGGCGAAAAATGGGAGTGCTGCGCTCATTCCAAGCCTCAGCTATGCGACACGCGCGACGGCAAGCCCATTAAGCCCGTTAAGATCTTCGCACATGACGGCCGCGAACTGGCCATGGAGGATCTCGTCTGGGTATTGCCCAACGGCAGCCGCGTCCCCGAAGATGCGGACAAGACGTTAGCGGCCTGA
- a CDS encoding RelA/SpoT family protein: MLRQYELVERVKSYDPDADEAMINRAYVFSVQKHGSQKRASGDPYFSHPIEVAGILTDLYLDDQTIVTALLHDTIEDTLVTYEEIESAFGRDVARLVDGVTKLSKIEAQSENERAAENLRKFLLAMSDDIRVLLVKLADRLHNMRTLHFIKNPDKRKRIAKETMDIYAPLAERIGMYDFMREMQLLAFRELEPEAYDSITKRLEQLKEGGEDKVARIAAGLQLLLGSNDVRVTVSGREKHPFSIWKKMQERHISFEQLTDVMAFRVITESTEECYHALGVIHQKFKMVPGRFKDYISTPKRNGYRSIHTTVIHDENARIEIQIRSKDMHHNSEFGLAAHWAYKQSTHGSEKKPDAQAAWLRDLVEILEQSQDADELLEHTRMAMYQDRIFAFSPKGELHQLPKGSTPVDFAYAVHTRLGNQTVGAKVNGRVVPLRTRLENGDQVEILKSDGQEPQPGWLTFVGTGKARAAIRRHIRNKQRGEQIALGEKLYEEIASRLPVEIGEKGMNAGLKRLKLEDRAALMIAIATHRVTDAEVMEALIPGSTTAEGSEEAHPRQHEAVSIRGLTPGIAYVLGECCHPVPGDRIVGLRRVGVPIEVHTIDCKMLENSQDADWVDLDWDAKSKGGTARLSIIVKNQPGALASVANIFGANKANILNLQLVNREGPFHTDIIDLEVSDAQHLMRIISALRSLDIVVQADRV, from the coding sequence ATGTTACGTCAGTACGAACTTGTTGAACGTGTGAAAAGCTACGATCCGGATGCGGACGAGGCAATGATAAACCGTGCCTACGTCTTTTCCGTTCAGAAGCATGGCAGTCAAAAACGCGCGAGCGGCGACCCCTATTTCAGCCACCCCATCGAAGTTGCAGGCATTCTGACTGACCTGTATCTCGACGATCAGACGATCGTGACTGCGTTGTTGCACGATACGATAGAAGACACACTCGTCACGTATGAAGAGATCGAGAGCGCATTCGGCAGGGATGTAGCGCGGCTGGTCGATGGCGTGACCAAGCTCAGCAAGATCGAGGCGCAGTCGGAAAACGAGCGCGCCGCGGAGAATCTGCGCAAGTTCCTGCTCGCCATGTCGGACGACATCCGCGTGCTGCTGGTGAAGCTCGCCGATCGGCTGCACAACATGCGCACGCTGCACTTCATCAAGAACCCGGACAAGCGCAAGCGCATCGCGAAGGAGACGATGGACATTTACGCGCCGCTCGCCGAGCGGATCGGAATGTATGATTTCATGCGCGAGATGCAGCTTCTTGCCTTCCGCGAACTCGAACCCGAAGCCTATGACAGCATCACCAAGCGTCTGGAGCAACTGAAGGAAGGCGGCGAGGACAAGGTTGCCCGCATCGCCGCTGGCCTGCAACTACTGCTCGGCAGCAACGACGTGCGCGTGACGGTCTCAGGCCGGGAGAAGCATCCCTTCTCGATCTGGAAGAAGATGCAGGAACGACATATCAGCTTCGAGCAACTGACCGACGTCATGGCCTTCCGCGTCATCACGGAAAGCACGGAGGAATGCTATCACGCGCTCGGCGTGATCCACCAGAAGTTCAAGATGGTGCCCGGTCGCTTCAAGGATTACATCTCGACGCCCAAGCGCAATGGGTACCGGTCGATCCATACGACCGTGATCCACGACGAAAACGCCCGTATCGAAATCCAGATTCGCAGCAAGGACATGCACCACAACAGCGAGTTCGGCCTTGCCGCGCATTGGGCCTATAAGCAGTCCACGCATGGCTCGGAAAAAAAGCCGGACGCGCAAGCGGCCTGGCTGCGCGATCTTGTCGAAATCCTGGAACAGAGCCAGGACGCCGACGAACTTCTCGAACATACCCGCATGGCGATGTATCAGGACCGCATCTTCGCCTTCAGTCCCAAGGGTGAGTTGCATCAGTTGCCGAAGGGTTCGACGCCAGTCGATTTCGCCTATGCTGTCCACACGCGCCTCGGCAACCAGACAGTCGGGGCGAAGGTCAACGGGCGAGTCGTGCCGCTGCGCACGCGCCTCGAAAATGGCGATCAGGTTGAGATCCTTAAGTCCGACGGGCAGGAGCCGCAGCCCGGCTGGCTGACGTTTGTCGGCACTGGCAAGGCGCGCGCCGCGATCCGCCGCCATATCCGCAATAAGCAGCGCGGGGAGCAGATTGCGCTGGGCGAAAAGCTGTACGAGGAAATCGCCAGCCGCCTGCCGGTAGAGATCGGCGAGAAGGGCATGAACGCGGGTCTCAAGCGCCTGAAGCTGGAAGACCGCGCAGCGCTGATGATCGCGATCGCGACGCATCGCGTCACCGATGCCGAAGTTATGGAAGCCCTCATTCCCGGTTCCACGACAGCGGAGGGATCAGAGGAAGCGCACCCGCGCCAGCATGAAGCCGTGTCGATCCGGGGTCTGACGCCCGGTATCGCCTATGTGTTGGGCGAATGCTGCCACCCTGTGCCGGGCGACCGCATCGTAGGCCTGCGCCGAGTCGGCGTGCCGATCGAAGTCCACACGATTGACTGCAAGATGCTGGAAAACAGTCAGGATGCCGACTGGGTTGATCTCGACTGGGACGCCAAGTCGAAGGGCGGCACCGCGCGTCTCTCGATTATCGTCAAGAACCAGCCGGGCGCACTCGCTTCGGTCGCCAATATCTTCGGCGCGAACAAGGCGAACATCCTGAACTTGCAGCTCGTCAATCGCGAGGGACCGTTCCACACCGATATCATCGATCTGGAAGTGAGTGACGCGCAGCATTTAATGCGCATTATCTCAGCCTTGCGGTCCCTCGATATCGTGGTGCAGGCAGATCGGGTCTAA
- a CDS encoding LytR/AlgR family response regulator transcription factor, whose product MTIRTILVDDESLAIQGMQLRLEPHEDVEIIETCQNGREAIRAIKTHKPDLVFLDIQMPGFDGFSVVQGMMEIEPPLFIFVTAYADHAIRAFEAQAVDYLMKPVEPDRLADALDRVRQRLNEKRQVQEVERLREVLAEVAPQAMSDFAPEEDGHAASRYEKLINIKDRGQIFRVDVDSIERIDAAGDYMCIYTADNSLILRETMKDLEKRLDPRNFQRVHRSTIVNLSQVRQVKPHTNGECFLVLDSGAQVKVSRSYRDVVARFVH is encoded by the coding sequence ATGACAATCAGAACAATCCTCGTCGATGATGAGAGCCTTGCCATACAGGGCATGCAGCTCCGCCTCGAACCGCATGAGGATGTGGAAATCATCGAAACCTGCCAGAATGGCCGAGAGGCCATCCGCGCGATCAAGACGCATAAGCCCGACCTCGTCTTCCTCGACATACAGATGCCCGGATTCGACGGTTTTTCGGTGGTGCAGGGCATGATGGAGATCGAGCCGCCGCTGTTCATCTTCGTGACGGCCTATGCCGATCATGCGATTCGCGCGTTCGAGGCGCAGGCCGTCGATTATCTGATGAAGCCGGTGGAGCCGGATCGTCTCGCCGATGCGCTGGATCGCGTGCGCCAGCGCCTCAATGAAAAGCGTCAGGTGCAGGAAGTCGAGCGGCTGCGCGAAGTATTGGCCGAAGTCGCACCCCAGGCGATGAGCGACTTCGCGCCAGAGGAAGACGGTCACGCCGCCAGCCGCTATGAGAAGCTCATCAACATCAAGGATCGCGGGCAGATCTTCCGCGTCGATGTCGACAGCATCGAGCGGATCGACGCGGCGGGTGACTATATGTGCATCTACACCGCCGACAATTCGCTGATCCTGCGCGAGACGATGAAGGATCTGGAAAAGCGCCTCGATCCGCGCAATTTCCAGCGTGTGCATCGTTCCACCATCGTCAACCTCTCACAGGTGCGGCAAGTGAAACCCCACACCAATGGCGAATGCTTCCTGGTGCTGGACAGCGGCGCGCAGGTGAAGGTCAGCCGCAGCTACCGCGACGTGGTGGCGCGTTTCGTACATTGA
- a CDS encoding glutathione S-transferase family protein gives MAELQLFGHPFSSYCQKAIIAFYENDIPFTLRMVSPDEPDNAAEWAEVWPIKRFPVLQDGEQVLAEASIIVEYLDIHYPGPVRLIPEDRDAALRVRMMDRFFDNYISTPQQKIVFNALRPEGEKDEPGVRDARSLLDTAYAWLDDAMAGRTWACGETFTLADCGAAPFLFYAHWVHPVADRFANVLAYRARLLERPSFARAVDEARPYRGFFPLPVPEAD, from the coding sequence ATGGCCGAATTGCAATTATTTGGGCACCCCTTCTCCTCCTATTGTCAAAAAGCGATCATCGCTTTCTACGAAAACGACATCCCGTTCACGCTCCGCATGGTTTCGCCCGACGAGCCGGATAATGCTGCGGAATGGGCGGAGGTATGGCCGATAAAGCGGTTTCCGGTTCTTCAGGATGGGGAACAGGTGCTTGCCGAAGCCAGCATCATCGTCGAATATCTGGACATCCATTATCCGGGGCCGGTTCGGCTGATCCCGGAAGATCGTGATGCGGCCTTGCGAGTGCGAATGATGGACCGTTTCTTCGACAACTATATTTCCACGCCGCAACAGAAGATCGTGTTTAATGCGCTGAGGCCTGAAGGCGAGAAGGACGAGCCCGGCGTGCGCGATGCGCGTTCACTGCTCGATACCGCCTATGCCTGGCTGGACGATGCGATGGCGGGCCGGACATGGGCGTGCGGAGAGACGTTCACGCTGGCCGATTGCGGCGCGGCACCGTTCCTTTTCTATGCGCACTGGGTGCATCCCGTGGCGGATCGCTTCGCCAATGTCCTGGCCTATCGTGCAAGATTGCTGGAGCGGCCATCCTTTGCGCGGGCCGTGGACGAAGCTCGACCCTATCGTGGGTTCTTCCCACTGCCAGTCCCGGAAGCCGATTAG
- the fdxA gene encoding ferredoxin FdxA, with amino-acid sequence MTYVVTDACIRCKYMDCVEVCPVDCFYEGENMLVINPSECIDCGVCEPECPAEAILPDTENGLEKWLELNTKFSAEWPNITVKGEAPADADAFKDEEGKFEKYFSAEPGSGD; translated from the coding sequence ATGACCTACGTCGTGACCGACGCCTGCATCCGCTGCAAATATATGGATTGCGTCGAAGTATGTCCCGTCGACTGCTTCTACGAAGGCGAGAACATGCTGGTCATCAACCCGAGCGAATGCATCGACTGCGGTGTGTGCGAACCTGAGTGCCCTGCCGAAGCGATCCTTCCCGATACCGAGAATGGTCTTGAGAAGTGGCTGGAGCTTAACACCAAATTCTCCGCCGAGTGGCCGAACATCACCGTAAAGGGCGAAGCGCCTGCTGATGCCGACGCCTTCAAAGATGAAGAAGGCAAATTCGAGAAATACTTCTCGGCAGAACCCGGTTCGGGCGACTGA